One genomic window of Mus musculus strain C57BL/6J chromosome 4, GRCm38.p6 C57BL/6J includes the following:
- the Zscan20 gene encoding zinc finger and SCAN domain-containing protein 20 isoform X4 — MPPESLKESAVLTPQAPTVPKMASIGDWEVAGKSQETPSPSRQAKKEPCQDPAGGDRGDSACLGVPASKPSATSQQEQGPEIWGLSLINSGNGSAADDSLDSAQDKPVQAVAQADSRAWGEPCQWGAEDMKVSGVHWGYEETKTFLAILSESPFSEKLQTCHQNRQVYRAIAERLRARGFLRTLEQCRYRVKNLLRNYRKAKNSHPPGTCPFYEELEALVRARTAIRRTSGGPGEAVALPRLGDSDTEMDDQDEGSWEPEETVEDCSGSGLAAEESLQGPRIAGGPALLQSRIAGVHWGFEETKVFLAILSESPFAEKLRTCHQNSQIYRAIAERLRALGFLRTLEQCRYRFKNLLRSYRKAKSSCPPGTCPFYEEMDSLMRARTVIRAVEMVGEATGLPGSGQSSTEADDQEAWGEMEDEDAVRLLTPDSQPADAGFELKREEEDQISEQDVLGDLPGALSRYTTKAVCQPCDWGEDHVNGNEGEWRNTWEECSSEEDLEKLIDHQGLYLTEKPYGCDTRAKSFSRKVHFFAPQRTHSSEKPYKCLGSGKSFSDRANLSTHQRIHIGEKPYRCLECGKSFNDPSNLITHQRTHTGEKPYKCGLCWKSFNQSSNLLKHQRVHLGGPPNQRDEPGENFGQSLSYSAHWRRNSTQEGPKEPQNISMGADSPGACHPNSGEKLYSCPECGRCFSKSSALTSHQRIHSGEKPYECAVCGKSFSKSSSLANHRRTHTGEKPHKCADCGKCFSERSKLITHQRVHTGEKPYECPECGKFFRDRSNLITHQRIHTGEKPYKCRECGKCFNQSSSLIIHQRIHTGEKPYKCTECGKDFNNSSHFSAHRRTHAGGKAL, encoded by the exons CTGTCCTCACACCCCAAGCCCCAACTGTTCCAAAGATGGCGAGCATTGGAGATTGGGAGGTGGCAGGCAAGTCCCAG GAAACCCCGAGCCCCAGTAGACAAGCCAAGAAGGAGCCCTGCCAGGACCCCGCAGGAGGTGATCGTGGGGACAGTGCGTGCCTGG GAGTTCCAGCTTCAAAGCCAAGTGCCACCTCCCAGCAAGAGCAAGGACCGGAGATTTGGGGTCTGAGCCTTATAAATTCTGGGAATGGGAGTGCTGCAGACGATAGCCTGGACAGTGCGCAAGACAAGCCAGTGCAGGCAGTGGCCCAGGCAGACTCAAGGGCCTGGGGAGAGCCGTGCCAATGGGGTGCGGAGGACATGAAGGTGTCAGGTGTTCACTGGGGCTATGAGGAAACCAAGACTTTCCTGGCCATCTTAAGTGAGTCTCCTTTCTCTGAAAAGCTCCAGACCTGTCACCAGAACCGCCAGGTATACCGGGCTATCGCAGAGCGACTGAGGGCACGGGGCTTCTTGCGGACTCTGGAGCAGTGTCGCTACAGGGTCAAAAACCTTCTCCGGAACTACCGGAAAGCCAAGAACAGCCATCCGCCAGGGACCTGCCCCTTCTATGAGGAGCTGGAGGCCCTTGTGAGGGCTCGGACAGCCATCAGAAGAACCTCAGGTGGGCCAGGAGAGGCAGTGGCACTCCCCAGGCTGGGTGACAGCGACACTGAGATGGATGACCAAGACGAAGGGAGCTGGGAGCCCGAGGAGACCGTGGAAGACTGCAGTGGTTCTGGCCTGGCCGCCGAGGAGTCTCTTCAGGGGCCCAGGATTGCAGGGGGCCCAGCTCTGCTCCAGAGCCGTATTG CAGGCGTGCACTGGGGCTTCGAAGAGACCAAGGTCTTTCTGGCAATTCTCAGTGAGTCCCCCTTCGCCGAAAAGCTTCGCACCTGTCACCAAAACAGCCAGATATACCGGGCCATCGCTGAACGGCTGCGTGCGCTGGGTTTCCTGCGGACGCTGGAACAATGCCGCTACCGATTCAAGAACCTTCTTCGAAGCTACAGGAAAGCCAAGAGCAGCTGTCCACCAGGAACCTGCCCGTTCTATGAGGAGATGGACTCACTGATGAGGGCTCGGACTGTGATCAGAGCCGTGGAGATGGTAGGAGAAGCCACAGGCCTCCCTGGATCTGGGCAGAGCAGTACTGAGGCTGATGACCAAGAGGCCTGGGGTGAGATGGAAGATGAGGACGCCGTTAGACTTCTGACTCCAGACTCCCAGCCTGCAGATGCAG GATTTGAGTTGAAGCGTGAGGAAGAAGACCAGATTTCAGAGCAGGATGTTTTGGGGGATTTGCCTGGCGCCTTATCAAGATATACCACCAAAGCCGTTTGCCAGCCTTGTGACTGGGGGGAGGACCATGTGAACGGAAATGAAGGGGAGTGGAGGAACACATGGGAAGAGTGCTCCTCTGAGGAGGACTTAGAAAAACTCATTGACCACCAAGGCCTGTacctcacagagaaaccctacggATGTGACACACGTGCCAAAAGCTTCAGTCGGAAAGTGCATTTCTTTGCCCCGCAGCGGACCCATTCAAGTGAGAAACCCTACAAGTGTCTTGGCTCTGGGAAGAGTTTTAGTGACCGTGCCAACCTCAGTACCCACCAGAGAATCCATATTGGAGAGAAGCCGTACAGATGCCTGGAGTGTGGGAAGAGCTTCAATGACCCCTCTAACCTCATCACCCACCAGAGAACCCACACAGGGGAAAAGCCCTATAAATGTGGGCTGTGTTGGAAAAGCTTTAACCAGAGCTCAAACCTGCTGAAACATCAGCGGGTCCACTTGGGAGGACCTCCCAACCAGCGGGATGAGCCCGGGGAGAACTTTGGCCAAAGTCTATCATACAGTGCTCACTGGAGACGAAATTCTACACAGGAGGGACCTAAAGAACCTCAGAATATCAGCATGGGTGCCGACTCTCCTGGAGCCTGTCACCCCAACTCCGGGGAGAAGCTGTACTCGTGCCCTGAGTGTGGAAGGTGCTTCTCTAAGAGCTCTGCCCTCACGAGTCACCAAAGGATCCACAGTGGCGAGAAGCCGTATGAGTGTGCCGTGTGCGGGAAGAGTTTCAGCAAGAGCTCCAGCCTGGCTAACCACCGACGGACTCACACCGGCGAGAAGCCGCACAAGTGTGCGGACTGCGGGAAGTGCTTCAGCGAGCGTTCCAAGCTCATCACCCACCAGAGGGTCCACACGGGAGAGAAGCCCTACGAATGCCCCGAGTGTGGCAAGTTCTTCCGAGACCGCTCCAAcctcatcacccaccagaggATTCACACGGGAGAGAAGCCGTACAAGTGCAGAGAGTGCGGGAAGTGCTTCAACCAGAGCTCCAGCCTCATCATTCACCAGCGGATTCACACGGGCGAGAAACCCTACAAGTGCACAGAATGCGGCAAAGACTTCAACAACAGCTCCCACTTCAGCGCCCACCGCAGAACCCACGCGGGAGGGAAAGCGTTGTAG
- the Zscan20 gene encoding zinc finger and SCAN domain-containing protein 20 isoform X5, with translation MDDQDEGSWEPEETVEDCSGSGLAAEESLQGPRIAGGPALLQSRIAGVHWGFEETKVFLAILSESPFAEKLRTCHQNSQIYRAIAERLRALGFLRTLEQCRYRFKNLLRSYRKAKSSCPPGTCPFYEEMDSLMRARTVIRAVEMVGEATGLPGSGQSSTEADDQEAWGEMEDEDAVRLLTPDSQPADAGFELKREEEDQISEQDVLGDLPGALSRYTTKAVCQPCDWGEDHVNGNEGEWRNTWEECSSEEDLEKLIDHQGLYLTEKPYGCDTRAKSFSRKVHFFAPQRTHSSEKPYKCLGSGKSFSDRANLSTHQRIHIGEKPYRCLECGKSFNDPSNLITHQRTHTGEKPYKCGLCWKSFNQSSNLLKHQRVHLGGPPNQRDEPGENFGQSLSYSAHWRRNSTQEGPKEPQNISMGADSPGACHPNSGEKLYSCPECGRCFSKSSALTSHQRIHSGEKPYECAVCGKSFSKSSSLANHRRTHTGEKPHKCADCGKCFSERSKLITHQRVHTGEKPYECPECGKFFRDRSNLITHQRIHTGEKPYKCRECGKCFNQSSSLIIHQRIHTGEKPYKCTECGKDFNNSSHFSAHRRTHAGGKAL, from the exons ATGGATGACCAAGACGAAGGGAGCTGGGAGCCCGAGGAGACCGTGGAAGACTGCAGTGGTTCTGGCCTGGCCGCCGAGGAGTCTCTTCAGGGGCCCAGGATTGCAGGGGGCCCAGCTCTGCTCCAGAGCCGTATTG CAGGCGTGCACTGGGGCTTCGAAGAGACCAAGGTCTTTCTGGCAATTCTCAGTGAGTCCCCCTTCGCCGAAAAGCTTCGCACCTGTCACCAAAACAGCCAGATATACCGGGCCATCGCTGAACGGCTGCGTGCGCTGGGTTTCCTGCGGACGCTGGAACAATGCCGCTACCGATTCAAGAACCTTCTTCGAAGCTACAGGAAAGCCAAGAGCAGCTGTCCACCAGGAACCTGCCCGTTCTATGAGGAGATGGACTCACTGATGAGGGCTCGGACTGTGATCAGAGCCGTGGAGATGGTAGGAGAAGCCACAGGCCTCCCTGGATCTGGGCAGAGCAGTACTGAGGCTGATGACCAAGAGGCCTGGGGTGAGATGGAAGATGAGGACGCCGTTAGACTTCTGACTCCAGACTCCCAGCCTGCAGATGCAG GATTTGAGTTGAAGCGTGAGGAAGAAGACCAGATTTCAGAGCAGGATGTTTTGGGGGATTTGCCTGGCGCCTTATCAAGATATACCACCAAAGCCGTTTGCCAGCCTTGTGACTGGGGGGAGGACCATGTGAACGGAAATGAAGGGGAGTGGAGGAACACATGGGAAGAGTGCTCCTCTGAGGAGGACTTAGAAAAACTCATTGACCACCAAGGCCTGTacctcacagagaaaccctacggATGTGACACACGTGCCAAAAGCTTCAGTCGGAAAGTGCATTTCTTTGCCCCGCAGCGGACCCATTCAAGTGAGAAACCCTACAAGTGTCTTGGCTCTGGGAAGAGTTTTAGTGACCGTGCCAACCTCAGTACCCACCAGAGAATCCATATTGGAGAGAAGCCGTACAGATGCCTGGAGTGTGGGAAGAGCTTCAATGACCCCTCTAACCTCATCACCCACCAGAGAACCCACACAGGGGAAAAGCCCTATAAATGTGGGCTGTGTTGGAAAAGCTTTAACCAGAGCTCAAACCTGCTGAAACATCAGCGGGTCCACTTGGGAGGACCTCCCAACCAGCGGGATGAGCCCGGGGAGAACTTTGGCCAAAGTCTATCATACAGTGCTCACTGGAGACGAAATTCTACACAGGAGGGACCTAAAGAACCTCAGAATATCAGCATGGGTGCCGACTCTCCTGGAGCCTGTCACCCCAACTCCGGGGAGAAGCTGTACTCGTGCCCTGAGTGTGGAAGGTGCTTCTCTAAGAGCTCTGCCCTCACGAGTCACCAAAGGATCCACAGTGGCGAGAAGCCGTATGAGTGTGCCGTGTGCGGGAAGAGTTTCAGCAAGAGCTCCAGCCTGGCTAACCACCGACGGACTCACACCGGCGAGAAGCCGCACAAGTGTGCGGACTGCGGGAAGTGCTTCAGCGAGCGTTCCAAGCTCATCACCCACCAGAGGGTCCACACGGGAGAGAAGCCCTACGAATGCCCCGAGTGTGGCAAGTTCTTCCGAGACCGCTCCAAcctcatcacccaccagaggATTCACACGGGAGAGAAGCCGTACAAGTGCAGAGAGTGCGGGAAGTGCTTCAACCAGAGCTCCAGCCTCATCATTCACCAGCGGATTCACACGGGCGAGAAACCCTACAAGTGCACAGAATGCGGCAAAGACTTCAACAACAGCTCCCACTTCAGCGCCCACCGCAGAACCCACGCGGGAGGGAAAGCGTTGTAG